The Polaribacter sp. Q13 sequence AGTAATTGCATTACAGTTACCTGCAGCAGAAATAATTACAGTTCCTGGCGCAATTACTTCTCCATCTGTATATTTTTGTTTCATTGATAAAGAATCTTTTCCGGTAGGAACATTGATTCCTAAACCAATAGAAAATTCTGAAACCGCTTTTACAGCTTTGTATAAACGAGCATCTTCTCCTTCGTTTTTACAAGGCCACATCCAGTTTGCAGAAAGTGAAACGCTTTTTAAATTGTCTTTTAAAGGTGCCCAAATTAAATTGGTTAAAGATTCTGTGATGGCATTTCTAGATCCAGCTTCCGGACTAATTAATGCAGAAATAGGAGAGTGCCCAATTGAAGTAGCAACACCTTCTTTTCCTTTATAATCTAAGGCCATTACGCCAACGTTGTTTAACGGAATTTGTAACGGACCAACACATTGTTGTTTGGCAACTTTACCACCAACACAACGGTCTACTTTATTTGTTAACCAATCTTTACAAGCCACAGCTTCTAACTGTAAAACTTGTTTTAAATAGATTTCTAAATTCTTGGTTTTATAACGTGGATTTTTATATTTTCTGATAACCGTTTTATCTGTTAAAACAGTTTTTGGAGAAGAACCAAACATGTCTTCTAAAGCTAAATCCATTGGTTTTACACCTGTTGATTTAGATTCGAAAGTAAAACGATCATCACCTGTAACTACACCAACATCGTAAATAGGAGAACGTTCTCTATCTGCAATTTTGTGTAAAGTTTCTAAATGTTCATCAGCAATTACTAATCCCATTCTTTCTTGAGATTCGTTACCAATAATTTCTTTTGCTGATAAAGTAGGGTCTCCAACAGGTAAAGCATCTAAATCGATTTTACCACCTGTATCTTCTACCAATTCTGATAAACAATTTAAATGTCCACCAGCTCCATGATCGTGAATAGAAACAATAAAGTTTTCTTCACTTTCTACCATTCCACGAACTGCATTTGCAGCACGTTTTTGCATTTCTGGATTCGAACGTTGTACAGCGTTTAATTCAATTCCTGAATCTAATGCTCCAGTATCTGCAGAAGAAACGGCAGCTCCACCCATTCCAATTCTGTAGTTTTCACCACCAAGAATTACAATTTTATCACCTTCTTTTGGTGTGTCCTTTAAAGCTTGGTCTGCTTTTCCGTATCCAATTCCACCAGCTTGCATTATTACTTTATCGAAACCTAATTTTCTTGCAGGCGAATCACTTACAGAAGAATTTTCTTCGTGTTCAAAAGTTAAAACAGAACCCGTAATTAAAGGTTGTCCGAATTTGTTACCAAAATCTGACGCTCCGTTTGATGCTTTTATCAAAATATCCATCGGAGTTTGGTATAACCAATCTCTAGCTTCAAATTTATTTTCCCAATATCTTGTATTCTTAACTGAATCTATAGACGCTTCTAAACGAGAATACGAAGTCATATACACTGCTGTTCCTGCTAAAGGTAAAGAACCTTTTCCACCAGCCAATCTATCTCTAATTTCTCCTCCAGAACCTGTTGCTGCTCCGTTAAAAGGCTCTACAGTTGTTGGGAAATTGTGCGTTTCTGCTTTTAATGAAATTACAGATTCAAAATCTTTAGTTTGATAAAAATCTGGTTTATCCGCCGTTTTAGGCGCAAATTGTTCCACTTTAGGACCTTTTACAAAGGCAACATTATCTTTATATGCAGAAACAATATCGTTAGGAAATTGTTTAGACGTTTCTTTTATCATATTGAATAGGGAAGTAGGTTGTTCTTCTCCATCAATAACAAATGTTCCGCCAAATATTTTATGACGACAGTGTTCTGAGTTTACTTGGCTAAAACCAAAAACTTCAGAATCTGTTAATTTTCTTCCTATTTTAGTAGCAACACCTTCTAAGTATTCAACTTCCTCATCACTTAAAGACAATCCTTCTTGTGCATTGTATGCAGCAATATCTTCAATATCTAAAATTGCTTCTGGCTGAATTTCAATGGTAAATGAATCTTGATGTAAACCATTGAACTTTTCAGAAATCATTGGGTCAAAATCGGTAAATTCTTCTGTAGATACAGTAAATTCTTCAATTCTTATGATGTCTGAAATCCCCATATTTTGAGTGATTTCTACAGCATTTGTACTCCAAGGCGTAATCATTGCAGCTCTTGGTCCTACAAAATAAGCATCGATTGCAGTTTCTTCTATTTTTGGTTGATCGGCGAATAACCAAGTCAATTTAGCAGTCGTTTCTGTAGTTAATTTTTTTGTTGTTTGAACAGCGAATATTTTGCTATCTATATTTCCAAAGAAATGAATCATTATTGTGTTTTATTTGGGTGTTGTTGTAAAAATGCAAATTTACTTTTTTTCAAATTAAAACTAATGATTTAATTTACTGAAATTTAAGAGTTATTCACGAGGTTATAAACCAAAAAAAGACCGCCGAAGCAGTCTTTTTATTTGAAGTAATGTTGAAATTAATTCTTTATCATTTTTTTAGTAATTGATTGGTCTCCGTTATTAATCTTTACAAGATATATTCCTGAAGAAAGATTAGAAACATCAAGATCATTTTTAGTATTTGTAATGTCTGATGATTTTACTAATTTACCTAAAGCATTGTAGATGTTGATTTTTATATGTTTTGTAGTATTAAAGTAGATGTTGTTTTCAACTGGATTTGGGTACATTTTAAAAGTATCAAATACAGAAGAATCTACGTTTGCTGTTGCCGAATTATAAATACCAATTCCGTCAACAGTATCTTTAGGCAGTTCTTCCCATTCAGCAGTTGTATACGTACTATTTGGACTAGTTACAGTTAATAACCTTCTCAGTGTAACATCTTTTGCGAAATTAGATGTTCCATCTAGATCACCAATTATATCTATAAGATTACCATTTTTAAATAAACCAATTCTATCATCACCATTAAAAGTCATTGGAGTTTGGTTTGGTATTCCTAAGTCGCTTTCTTTTTTTAATTTTTCATTTTCTGTAGAACTATTTGTAATTACAAAAACATCATCTTTAATTAAAGAAAAGCCACCCAAAACTAGAGGAGTTTCCCAAGAACCTTTAGATTGTCTGGCTACTGAATAGATGGATAGATCTACATCACTACCTGTAAGGTTAGCTATTTCTATTGCTTTTCTATAATTACCACCTTCTACATATTCAGAGAAAAATAACTCCTTTGCAATAGCAGCTCCATCTGTAGTTGTTGCACTAACACTTGTAGATTGAGTAGATTTATTATCTGCTACATCTCTAGCTAAAACAGTTGCATTATAGCTTGTAGAGGTAGTTAAACCTGTTACTGTGTAGCTTATGTTTGTGGTTGTGCCATTATAAGTTCCATCAACATAAATATCATAACCTGCAACAGTAGTATCATCTGTAGAAGCTGACCAATTTAGTTTAAAAGTACTGCCTGTAATATTACTAATAGTAAGATTTGTAGGAATTGATGGAGCAGTTGTATCTGTTAATGTAGTTGCATTAACAGCAGTAGTTTGTGCCGATTTGTTACTTGCAATATCTTTAGCTAAAACAGAAATGGCATAAGTTGTATTTGGTGTTAAACTTGTAATTGTGTAATTTATGTTAGACGTTTCTCCGTTTAAAGAACCATTTACATATACTTCGTATTTTGTTACGTCTACGTTATCTGTAGAAGCAGTCCAAGAAACATTTATTGTAGAAGTTGTAATATTATTTAATGAAACATTAGTTGGTACTGTTGGAGCTTCATTATCAGAAGTAATATAAATTCCCCAAGAGTCAATTGCATTTTCTCCACCCCAAATTCTTGTTGCTAAATACGCATTGTCTATAAAAGGATTTCTATTTCCTTGTGCATAGGTTGCATTAGAATCGTGATATGCATTTCTTTGTCTTTCGAAATCTGAAACAGGATCTTCTATATTCCATTCTAAAAATAAATCGATCATATCATCTGGAGTAGCAGTAGCACTACCAATTCCAACTCCTGTTGGTTTGCATTGGTCTCCATAACGAATGTACATGTACATCATCATTCTTGCAACATCACCTTTCCATTCATCACCAGGGTACCAACCACCAGAAACTGTACCGGCATTACCAGAACCGTCTGCAAATTTTAAATTCCCTCTGTTTGAGTTCATTTTTACATCTGATGGGCGTAAATTATGTGCTTCTGCATAAGGAGGTCCTGTTTTTCCACTACTTTCAAGTTTTGGGTTTGCTAATGAGTTCGCATAAGTATGCTCTCTA is a genomic window containing:
- the purL gene encoding phosphoribosylformylglycinamidine synthase gives rise to the protein MIHFFGNIDSKIFAVQTTKKLTTETTAKLTWLFADQPKIEETAIDAYFVGPRAAMITPWSTNAVEITQNMGISDIIRIEEFTVSTEEFTDFDPMISEKFNGLHQDSFTIEIQPEAILDIEDIAAYNAQEGLSLSDEEVEYLEGVATKIGRKLTDSEVFGFSQVNSEHCRHKIFGGTFVIDGEEQPTSLFNMIKETSKQFPNDIVSAYKDNVAFVKGPKVEQFAPKTADKPDFYQTKDFESVISLKAETHNFPTTVEPFNGAATGSGGEIRDRLAGGKGSLPLAGTAVYMTSYSRLEASIDSVKNTRYWENKFEARDWLYQTPMDILIKASNGASDFGNKFGQPLITGSVLTFEHEENSSVSDSPARKLGFDKVIMQAGGIGYGKADQALKDTPKEGDKIVILGGENYRIGMGGAAVSSADTGALDSGIELNAVQRSNPEMQKRAANAVRGMVESEENFIVSIHDHGAGGHLNCLSELVEDTGGKIDLDALPVGDPTLSAKEIIGNESQERMGLVIADEHLETLHKIADRERSPIYDVGVVTGDDRFTFESKSTGVKPMDLALEDMFGSSPKTVLTDKTVIRKYKNPRYKTKNLEIYLKQVLQLEAVACKDWLTNKVDRCVGGKVAKQQCVGPLQIPLNNVGVMALDYKGKEGVATSIGHSPISALISPEAGSRNAITESLTNLIWAPLKDNLKSVSLSANWMWPCKNEGEDARLYKAVKAVSEFSIGLGINVPTGKDSLSMKQKYTDGEVIAPGTVIISAAGNCNAITKVVEPLLQVDGGNIYYINISQDKFKLGGSSFNQTLNAIGNEAPDVTNVAYVKTVFNTIQDLIKADKITAGHDVASGGLITTLLEMCFADVNLGADFNISSLNEEDAIKVLFSENSGIVFQADASVETILSENNIEFFNIGSANNSGAVTIKNNEDNFSFDVTEMRDVWYRTSFLLDQKQTANNLAQDRFDNYKNQPLTYKFPESFTGKLPKIGKDKPKAAIIREKGSNSEREMANAMYLAGFDVKDVHMTDLISGRETLEDIQFIGAVGGFSNSDVLGSAKGWAGAFKYNEKANTALKNFFEREDTLSVGICNGAQLWMELELINPEHKVHGKLGHNDSMKHESSFTSVKIQENNSVMLSSLAGTELGVWISHGEGKFNLPESEENYNIVAKYGYAGYPNNPNGSDFNTAMMCDKSGRHLVTMPHIERSTFQWNWANYPTNRKDEVTPWLEAFVNAKNWLTK
- a CDS encoding endonuclease codes for the protein MRKNLLLLFLFLTTIISAQEQYYNDVNLKEEGLALKEALAIKTISAHTNYLSYTPGIWEASKITDEDPENSNNVLLIYGYDDNDGSYITDKTRNKNLNGGDTGTDWNREHTYANSLANPKLESSGKTGPPYAEAHNLRPSDVKMNSNRGNLKFADGSGNAGTVSGGWYPGDEWKGDVARMMMYMYIRYGDQCKPTGVGIGSATATPDDMIDLFLEWNIEDPVSDFERQRNAYHDSNATYAQGNRNPFIDNAYLATRIWGGENAIDSWGIYITSDNEAPTVPTNVSLNNITTSTINVSWTASTDNVDVTKYEVYVNGSLNGETSNINYTITSLTPNTTYAISVLAKDIASNKSAQTTAVNATTLTDTTAPSIPTNLTISNITGSTFKLNWSASTDDTTVAGYDIYVDGTYNGTTTNISYTVTGLTTSTSYNATVLARDVADNKSTQSTSVSATTTDGAAIAKELFFSEYVEGGNYRKAIEIANLTGSDVDLSIYSVARQSKGSWETPLVLGGFSLIKDDVFVITNSSTENEKLKKESDLGIPNQTPMTFNGDDRIGLFKNGNLIDIIGDLDGTSNFAKDVTLRRLLTVTSPNSTYTTAEWEELPKDTVDGIGIYNSATANVDSSVFDTFKMYPNPVENNIYFNTTKHIKINIYNALGKLVKSSDITNTKNDLDVSNLSSGIYLVKINNGDQSITKKMIKN